The Piliocolobus tephrosceles isolate RC106 chromosome 4, ASM277652v3, whole genome shotgun sequence genome contains the following window.
AATTATTTGGATTCCAATtcaaacagagggaaaaaaaaattgagacaatcCAGGTAAGTCCAAATACTGACAGCATGATTTTAAGTAACAACTGTCCATTTTTTTAAGATGTGATGATCATATTGTGGTTATGTTACCAAAAAAAAGAGTGCTTATCTTTTAGAGAAAAGTATTTCTGGATGAAATGATAGGATGTCCTGGATTTGCTTTAAGAGAGCCCAAtgcaagagaagagagaaaaagcactGAATTAAGGTTGGCTGTGGGCAGATGGGGTTCACTAAACAATTCTCTCTACTTTTGAATAGGTTTGAAAATTtctacaacattttaaaagtctatagGCTTCCATATATTTGGACTACAATATTATAAAGGGTTCTGTTATTCCAACAGTCTAGCTTctatatatctgatataaatggaACACTGCGGTAATAAATTAGAAGCCTCCTCTGGATGCCAACTATGTTGAGATCAATTTTAATGCAACTGTATGACAAGTCATTGGCTAGGGCATGTATGGGTTTATATCTATTCAGAAAGATACACAAATTGTGTGAACCTACGCTATAAAATGGATAAGGTTCATTTGAGCTTATAGCTACCCATTAAAAAGAAGGCAGATTCAGGTATGGTCTTTGCTCTTGCCTAGAAAATCTAATAACATCTCCTATGTAAAACAGAATTcaggaaatatttcattttatagccTCGTTGTATCTGTCCTTAGAAATGAGTTAAGGTATTCTTGGAATTTGGATTTCTATTCTCCAGTCTTTTAAATTTGAGTTCATTTGAAgcttaaaaagtaatatttaagaaataggaaataaaagtaGTATAACTAGTCCAAAACTACCAAAGTAAATTTCAGGTTATAATAGTGGTAGGTTTCAACGTATATTgtcagatgaataaatgaattggtGAATACTGAATTTGAAAATTCTAATATAATTAGAGTCATGGGAAATCACTAATTTGGAATTCTTATGTTTAGAGAGgatattaaaatttaatgtagccTAATCCTTGTCGTCTTaggaaaaacaaactgaaaatgtaGTCAAGATAGGATTACATTGCAGGGCTTCTCCTATTCAGCCACTAGCATTATTTGACCTTGGGTAATAACTGTATCTGGAATTtccatttccttatttgtaaagcaCTTGAACTAGATAGCAGTCAGCCCTCAACTTTTTCCCACCATGACACTCAGAATGACATTCACTCCCATAGATTTACCCAAATTATAGGCTGTGTCACAGATGAAACAGACTGTAAATTATTAGCAATTCCTAGGCTTAACACAGTCACTCCAAGCTCTTCACTCCACAAAAAAAGTATGTCAGAATGAAGTGAGGGAGAGAACTGTTATTACAAGGAAAACTAGAATTTTCTCTAATTTATAATGATACATATCAAACTTTAGTAGTTTACAAACTTTAGTAGTCTCTCTATTATTTCTAACATAATACTTGGGCCACTTCTCAATACTGACAAAAGTAGATGAAGGTACACATGTGCTTGAACTGAAAGATTTCAAGTTTCTTAGAACACTAACCTTTTACATTTTAACACCAAAAACTTCAACATTTACGTTTGTTTTTAAGGTATTTCAAGGTGATCTATAAATGTAAACAGCCAGGCTGTGGAAAACCTTTAAAATTACGAAAACAACATAACGTATGGTGCACTTACTaaatgccaggcattgttctacaTATTTTGTATACATCTCTTATTTGATTCAATCCCACGCCAATCCAAAATGGTAGGTAAACTATGAAATAGGAAAACAGGAGTCTAAAATAGAGACAAATCTAACTTGGAGAAAACAACACAACTCGGGAACACAGAAAGCTGAAGAAAACTTCCAAAAACCATAGTTACTATCTTCAAAGAACTCTTTAAGAGACATTTGAGCCACAAAACAAGATTCCATAAAATAGGAGCTGTAACAGGAAAAATACCTTGAAAATTTTCAGTATgctagctaatattttttaaacaatcaatGGAATAGCAGGAgttaaagaacaacaaaaaaatcccccagaaaatagaacaaaagtgcaaagaaatagaaggaaaatgaaacagaaaaatcagaggATATAAAAGGTCCAATTTCCAAGCAGCAACAGTTAGAGtaagaaaaaactgaagaggGGCGGGGCTCCGGCTGCGCTCGTGGCCCGGCCGCGCGGGGAGGCGGGTCCCGCGGGCGGGGGCAGGGGCTGCTCCGCGGCTTCTCCCAACCGCCGCCGCCAACGGGAGTTTCCAGGAAGTGGCCATATTGGATCCATTCAGCCGCAGCCGCCTGGGCGGAGAGCGTCCCGCTGCCGACTGGTCCCCGTCGCGGCCCCTGCGCTGGTCCCAGCCCGCCCGCCCGGTGCGGAGCTCGCCATGGCGGCCACCGACCTGGAGCGCTTCTCGAATGCAGAGCCAGAGCCCCGGAGCCTCTCCCTGGGCGGCCATGTGGGTTTCGACAGCCTCCCCGACCAGCTGGTCAGCAAGTCGGTCACTCAGGGCTTCAGCTTCAACATCCTCTGTGTGGGGGAGACCGGCATTGGCAAATCCACACTGATGAACACGCTCTTCAACACGACCTTCGAGACTGAGGAAGCCAGTCACCACGAGGCATGCGTGTGCCTGCGGCCCCAGACCTATGACCTCCAGGAGAGCAACGTGCAGCTCAAGCTGACCATTGTGGAGGCCGTGGGCTTTGGGAATCAGATCAATAAGGATGAGAGTTACAGGCCCATAGTTGACTACATCGATGCGCAGTTTGAAAATTATCTGCAGGAGGAGCTGAAGATCCGCCGCTCGCTCTTCGACTACCATGACACAAGGATCCACGCTTGCCTCTACTTCATCACGCCCACGGGGCACTCCCTGAAGTCCCTGGATCTGGTGACCATGAAGAAACTAGACAGCAAGGTGAACATTATTCCCATCATCGCCAAGGCTGACACCATCTCCAAGAGCGAGCTCcacaagttcaagatcaagatcaTGGGCGAGCTGGTCAGCAACGGGGTCCAGATCTACCAGTTTCCCACAGATGACGAGGCTGTTGCAGAGATTAACGCAGTCATGAATGCACATCTGCCCTTCGCCGTAGTGGGCAGCACCGAGGAGGTGAAGGTGGGGAACAAGCTGGTCCGAGCGCGGCAGTACCCCTGGGGAGTGGTGCAGGTGGAGAATGAGAATCACTGCGACTTTGTGAAGCTGCGGGAAATGTTGATCCGGGTGAACATGGAAGACCTCCGCGAGCAGACCCACAGCCGGCACTATGAGCTCTACCGGCACTGCAAGTTGGAGGAGATGGGCTTTCAGGACAGCGATGGTGACAGCCAGCCCTTCAGCCTACAAGAGACATATGAGGCCAAGAGGAAGGAATTCCTGAGTGAGctgcagaggaaggaggaagagatgagACAGATGTTTGTCAACAAAGTGAAGGAGACAGAGCTGgagctgaaggaggaggaaagggagctCCATGAGAAGTTTGAGCACCTGAAGCGGGTCTACCAGGAGGAGAAGCGCAAGGTGGAGGAAAAACGCCGGGAACTGGAGGAGGAGACCAATGCCTTCAATCTCCGGAAGGCTGCGGTGGAGGCCCTGCAGTCACAGGCCTTGCATGCCACCTTGCAGCAGCCCCTGAGGAAGGACAAGGACAAGAAGAATTAACGCACGCACAGACTTACATGTCAAGAGTGGACTTTAGACTTTCACGTGTTAAGTTGCTTGAGTTACACCTTGTGACCCTTCTTCCATAACATGGTGTGAGGATGGACTGGGAGCCAGTACAGACTCCAGTGTTTACAGCTTTGCTTTCCCCTACCCGACCCTGGCCCCAGGCTGCCCCAGGCCTGGCGGGCCACCCCTCTCTATGCAAACACGTAAAAGCCAGGAATGCTGGAATCCAAAACTGACgaggtttatttttttcagagccaGTGGCTGGTCTTCCATTTACAGTGTCACTATTCCCTGACAGAGCTGTTATGTGCCGCTCCAGCGAAGGCCCCAGCCGGGTTGCTAGGCCTAATTGTTCAGCGTGGAGATGGCAACTCATGTGGTGCCCTAGGTGCAGCTGCGTAGTCTGGTATACATGCTGCAAAATTCACCCAGTTcccctcattttaatttttctaacctAGAGcttaattttaataactttaaaacacttctaaatatttattttggcaCCAGCATCAAGACAAATAATATCCTCTCCCATTATTTTCATAAGTAACACagatttcctgatttttaaaaactaaaaataccgCTAAACCTTTCTTATGTATAAAGTACGCCTATCATATGTACAGGGAGAGCTGGGTAATAAACTTCCTGTAATGACAGTGTTTGGCATTTCTTTGTGGATGGAATTGGAATATGAACAAAACCATGTCCAGTGTTTTTACTGTGAATGTAAATGGAACAGCAGCCCAAAGCAGTTGTCTGTGCCCCAGAGGTGCTACCTGTAGGGACCAACTCCGTATGTGTGTTAAGTGTTTGACTCCATTTAAGACTCCCAAGCAAATCCTGCATATTCCCAATGCAAAGAGTACTCAGTGGGAAAAAGGTTGTTACCTCAAAGTCATTGCTTCTTTCCTGGCTGGGTCACAGGGTGAAGAGATGAAGGTGTCTGATGTATACAGACAATGAGGGGAAAAGTGAGCAGCAAAGGCGCTTTCTCCTTCAACTGCACTCTAAAGGGGAACATTTTAAGGAAGTACTAGCAGCTTTGATTCTTCTATGCTCCTGTTGGTTTACAAGCCACCGACAATGTCAGTGTTGAGAATATGGCCTGGTAAAATGGGAGATGGAAAATGACAAGACGAAAGGAAGGGTAGTTTTAATGTtgaagcactgtgctgggcactggagcTACCCAGAGGAATGCACAACGCtcccctcaaggagctcacagtctagcaTACTCCCTGGCTGGAAGCCTCAGGAAGCCGTGCTAATTTATTGTGGAGTTGGTAGTTTGCTTTTCATGCCCCTGTCTTCTTTCTCATGACCATTTCCCCCTTTCTGCCTGGCTTGCATTATTGATTTCCAGGACCAAGTCCTGGCTTCCTCCTGCCTTCCTGAGATGATGTTCTGCTCAGGGAGAGGCGGAGGGGTGAGCTGTGTACGTCCACTGAGGCACGGCCAGGAAGAGGCAGCCTTTACCTATGAGGGGCTCCATGCTCCAGCAGCAGAGCAGGTTCTAGTGACAATTCTCCAAGTTTTTatgctatgaccggggtggatcTAAATTTTGTGGGGCTGAAAGCTTGAATTATTTAGACAGacttctttaagaaaaacaatgttaataTAAACTTAGGTACAGGGTCTTGGAAGGGGCCCTGAAGATTATAAGGTTCATTAGCTTCACAGTAAGTCCGCATCTGGTTGCAACTGAAAACTGATGCTTCAGTGAGGGTATCTAAAAAGGTAAACTGGCATATATCCAGGGCAAATGTGGGCTGCCAGTGGCTCATCTCTAGGGTAATTTTATGTCTGAAAGTATGCAGTTGGGTCAGAGCATGACCTTTAAGATAGCCTCTCTCAGCTAACATATT
Protein-coding sequences here:
- the LOC111539926 gene encoding septin-8-like, which gives rise to MAATDLERFSNAEPEPRSLSLGGHVGFDSLPDQLVSKSVTQGFSFNILCVGETGIGKSTLMNTLFNTTFETEEASHHEACVCLRPQTYDLQESNVQLKLTIVEAVGFGNQINKDESYRPIVDYIDAQFENYLQEELKIRRSLFDYHDTRIHACLYFITPTGHSLKSLDLVTMKKLDSKVNIIPIIAKADTISKSELHKFKIKIMGELVSNGVQIYQFPTDDEAVAEINAVMNAHLPFAVVGSTEEVKVGNKLVRARQYPWGVVQVENENHCDFVKLREMLIRVNMEDLREQTHSRHYELYRHCKLEEMGFQDSDGDSQPFSLQETYEAKRKEFLSELQRKEEEMRQMFVNKVKETELELKEEERELHEKFEHLKRVYQEEKRKVEEKRRELEEETNAFNLRKAAVEALQSQALHATLQQPLRKDKDKKN